In Thermoanaerobacterium xylanolyticum LX-11, the genomic window ACAAAAGACTTACGGCAGCAAAGGGCAAAACATAGTCGATATGAATATTAAAGCTGTTGACAGAAGTTTAGAATCATTAAGAAAAGTTAATGTTCCTGCTTCATGGGAAAATGCCATCGAAAATGAAGATTTTGTCAAGGATGAACCGGAATTTTTGACCAAAATACAAAAACCTATGGCAAGAAATGAAGGGGATGATCTGCCTGTAAGTGCTTTTTCAGGCATGGAAGACGGTACATTCCCATTGGGCACTACTGCATACGAGAAGCGTGGCATAGCTGTAATGATTCCTCAGTGGCAGATAGAAAAATGCATACAGTGCAATCAATGTTCATTGGTATGTCCTCATGCTGTTATAAGACCGTTTTTACTAAACGATGAAGAGGTGAAAAATGCACCACCTACTTTTGAGACCAAAAAAGCGGTAGGTAGAGGGCTTGAAGCGTTTCAGTATCGCATTCAGGTAAGTCCCTTAGACTGTACAGGATGTGGCAACTGTGCGGATGTGTGCCCAGCACCTGGAAAGGCACTTGTGATGATGCCAGCAGAGGGAGAAATAGAAAATCAAGCTGACAATTGGGAGTTTGCTGTAAAGATTAAACCAAAAGATAATGTGATGGAAAAGACTACATTGAAAGGCAGCCAGTTTTCTAAGCCTCTCTTTGAATTTAATGGAGCGTGCCCTGGCTGTGGAGAGACTCCTTACATAAAGCTATTGACTCAGTTGTTTGGCGATAGGATGATAATAGCAAATGCTACAGGGTGTTCTTCAATATACGGCGGAAGTGCACCATCAATACCATATACAACTAATGATTTAGGCAAAGGACCTGCGTGGGCAAATTCTCTTTTTGAGGACAATGCAGAGTACGGATATGGCATATATCTCGCAAACAAGAAAATAAGGCAGAGGCTTGGGGAATTAATCTCTGAAGCGCTTAAAACACAGATACCTGATGAATTGAAAAATGCTTTTGTAGAATGGCTAAACAATAAGGATGATGGTGAAGCATCTCAACTTGCATCCAGCAAAATCATAAATATAATTAGCCGTGAAAATTTAAAATCTAATAAAATAGTACAGGAGATATACAGACTGAAAGATTACCTTGTCAAGAAGTCCCATTGGATAATAGGTGGTGATGGATGGGCTTATGATATAGGTTTTGGAGGTCTGGATCATGTGTTGGCATCTGGAGAAGATGTAAATGTGCTTGTGCTGGATACTGAAGTTTACTCAAATACAGGAGGTCAGTCGTCAAAATCTACACCTACAGCGGCTATTGCAAAATTCGCAGCATCCGGCAAAAAAATAAAGAAGAAGGATTTAGGTTTGATGGCTATGAGCTATGGATACGTCTATGTGGCTCAGATTGCCTTGGGTGCAAATATGAATCATACGGTGAGGGCAATTGCTGAAGCTGAAAAGTATAAAGGTCCTTCACTTATAATTGCCTACTCTCCATGTATAAATCACGGTATAAAATCAGGAATGGGTACAAGCATTAAAGAAGAGAAAAAGGCAGTTGATGCGGGATATTGGCACCTTTATAGGTACAATCCGGAGCTTAAAGCCGAAGGGAAAAATCCATTTACATTGGATTCGAAAGAACCGACAGAGTCTTACATAGACTTCTTAAAAGGCGAAATAAGGTATTCATCATTGGAGACACTTTTCCCGGATTTGGCGCAAAAGCTGTATGATGAGTCTTCAAAAGACGCAAAAAAAAGATTTGAAATCTACAAGTCTCTTTCACAACTTTAAAAAGTATGGCCTCGGTTGCTGAGGCCATACTTTTACTTTTCGTTTTCATCTACCCATTCTTTTGCGTTTATGACTTCTATCTCATTTGGGATAGGCACTTTTGCCTTGCTGGCGTTTTCTTTAATGTTTGCCCATGAGGCTGTTTCATGCTTTTCAATAGGTTCTTTATAATATTTTTTGCTTTTTCTTATCATAATATCAACTCCTTAAAATGTAGTATAATCATTGTGTACTATTTTATTATGCAAATTTTAGGGGGTTTTTACATGATTATAAGAGGTCATCATTTTTTGTGTATGTTAGGCTTTAAAGGATTGGGATATGATGAGGAATTTATCAAAAACATGGATAAAGTCGTTGAAAAGCTTAAAAATGATGATGATGTGTTGATAAAGCTTGTGGATAGTGTGGATAACATTTGCGAGAAATGTCCCAATAATTTATCTGGCGTGTGCAAAAATGAACATCATAGAGATAGCATTAAAGAGATGGATAATGCTGTACTCAAAGTCATTCAAACAAGACCCGGAGAATCCATGAAATATAGCGAGATTGCGACTAATATAAAGTTATTTATGACTGAAGATATTATGAATGATATATGCCGTAATTGTAGTTGGAAAGAATATGGGTATTGTGTGGATGGATTGAAAAATTTGAGATGACTAGAAATGTTGGTATTTTTTTAATTGTGATTTGATGTTAAAATAAAATCAAAAGGGAAAAAGGAGGAAGTGGAAATAATATGACAGTAAGGAGCTTTTTAAAATTAGTTGAGATACAGACGAAGGCTGCCAGCGTGACACCGTTTATGCTGGGGACTGTGTATGCATTGTATGCTTTTCATGAATTCAAAGTTGTTAATTTTTTAATTATGTTTATTTCCCTAATATCGTTTGACATGGTTACTACCGCAATTAATAATTATATGGATTATAAAAAGGCAAATAAAACTTACGGGTATAATTATGAGAAGCACAATGCAATTGTAAGGGACAATCTATCTGAGACAACTGTTGTAATAACTATAGTTGTACTTCTTCTTGTAGCATCTGTGTCAGGATTTGCACTGTATTTGCGTACAAACTTAGTGGTGCTTCTAATCGGCATGATGTCATTTGCAGTTGGTATTTTGTATTCATTTGGACCTATACCTATATCCAGGATGCCACTGGGAGAAATCTTTTCAGGATTTTTTATGGGCTTTGTAATTGTATTTTTATCTGTTTTTATCCATGTATACGACAAAAATATAGCTTATGTTACATACAGCGATGGCATTTTAAATATATGGTTTAATGTGCTTGTTGTACTAAAAATTTTCTTCATGTCGTTACCGGCAGTGATGGGGATTGCCAATATCATGTTGGCAAACAACATATGCGATATTGAGGACGATTTAGAAAACAGGCGCTATACACTGCCTATATACATAGGAAAAGAAAAAGCCCTAAAATTATTTAAGGCTTTATACTATATTTCATACATCGACATAGTGGCTCTTGTGATTTTAAAGGTGCTGCCTTTATTGGGGCTTATTGTATTGTTGACATTTGCGCCTGTAAATAAAAATATGAGAAAATTTTACAAAGTCCAGACAAAGAAAGATACGTTTCCACTGTCTGTCAAAAACTTTTTAGTGATGAATATTGCTGAGATAATCGCATTAGGGCTGGGATTGATTTTATAGCCATCACAAATTCCTTTTTTCAAATTTTCTTGCTCCATAATACAGCAAAAAGCAAATATAAAAGGCAATGTATAAACAACTGTGGCACAAAAAGCATGAAAATTTATTTCATGCTTATCACTAATTGTTTAAACTGTGAAGTGGTGCAGGGATTCTTCCGCCTCTTTCTATAAAATCTTTCGGTGAAAAGCTGTTTACTTTCATAACAGGTGCATGGCCTAAAAGTCCGCCAAATTCTACATGGTCACCTTCTTTTTTGCCTGGTGCTGGGATGATTCTTACGGCAGTTGTCTTTTTGTTTATCATGCCTATTGCCATTTCGTCTGCTATTATGGCTGATATGGTCTCATAAGGTGTGTCACCTGGAATTGCTATCATATCAAGGCCAACTGAGCATACACATGTCATGGCTTCAAGTTTTTCTAATGATAAGGCGCCTGCTTCAACAGCTTCTATCATTCCAGCGTCTTCACTTACAGGTATAAATGCACCACTTAAACCTCCAACGTATGATGATGCCATCACACCGCCTTTTTTTACGGCGTCATTTAAAAGTGCTAGTGCAGCCGTTGTACCATGTGAACCGCATTTTGAAAGTCCCATTGATTCAAGTATGTTTGCTATGCTATCACCTGTTTCTGGCGTTGGAGCCAAAGATAGATCGAGTATTCCAAACGAAGTGTTTAGCCTTTGTGCCGCAAGACGCCCTATGAGTTCACCAGCTCTGGTAATCTTAAATGACGTCTTTTTTATTGTCTCCGAAATTTGGCCGAAATCGGCGGTTTTTGGAAGCTTTGAAAGTGCTGCCAATACCACACCTGGTCCGCTTACACCTACGTTTATGACGCATTCACCTTCACCGACGCCGTGAAAAGCCCCTGCCATGAATGGGTTGTCTTCTGGTGCGTTGCAAAATACTACAAGCTTTGCAGCACCTATGCCGTCGTTTTCTTTTGTTCGATACGCTGTATCTTTTATGATTTTTCCCATCAAAGCTACTGCATCCATGTTTATACCTGCTTTAGTCGTTGCTACATTTACAGATGAACAAACTCTTTCTGTTTCACTGAGAACTTGAGGGATTGAATTTATAAGGTTTAGGTCTCCATCTGTAAATCCTTTATGTACTAAAGCAGAATATCCGCCTATAAAGTTTACCCCTACATTTTTTGCAGCTTTATCAAGTGACGAAGCTATTTTAATAAACTCATCTTTTTCAATATTGTCTGCAACGATGGCGATAGGCGTCACAGATATGCGCTTATTGACAATAGGAATGCCAAATTCAGATTCTAATTCTTCGGCTACCTTTACGAGATTTTCGGCTTTTTTTGTGATTTTATCGTAGATCTTTTCAGCAATTGTGTCTGCATTGTCTCCTGAGCAATCTCTTAAACTTATGCCCATAGTTATTGTCCTTATATCAAGCTTTTCTGATTGGACCATCCTTATAGTTTCTTCTATTTCTTCAAAAGCAAAGCCCATTTTAATCATTCCTTTCAATAAAACATCATGTCTATAATCTGTGCATTGCTCTAAATATGTCTTCTTTCTGAATGTCGATTTTGACTCCTAAATTTTCGCCTAAATTTTTAAGTTCTTCTTTTAAGTTGTTAAAGTCATTTGAAGAATTTTTTATATCAACTATCATGATCATTGTAAAGATGTCCTTTAATATCGTTTGGCTGATGTCTAAGATATTGATGTTGTTTTCGGCTAATAATTTTGATACATTGTAAATTATGCCTACTCTGTCGACACCGATTACGGATATAATGGCTTTTTGTTCACTCATGATAAACACTCCCTCCATATTTGTACATAGTATACTATATGATGAATTTTCGTGCAATACATATATGATAATAAAATCTCAAAGAAATGAAGTGGGGAAATGAAGCATATCCCCACCTTATATCACTTTTGAATTATGTTTGTTGCACCGCATTGTTCCATTGTCTCTCTTATTTTAGACACTTCTTTCTTAGGTGCTTCGACTGTAATGAGTATTCCGGAGTCAGCGTCATCAATATAGAAGTCCGTATAAGGTCTTTTTTCACCTAAGCCTTCTCTTTCTGACTTTATATCTATAGCATTGTCAACCATAAAATCCATATCCTGCACAGATTTTTTCATATTTGTTATGATCAT contains:
- a CDS encoding DUF1284 domain-containing protein codes for the protein MIIRGHHFLCMLGFKGLGYDEEFIKNMDKVVEKLKNDDDVLIKLVDSVDNICEKCPNNLSGVCKNEHHRDSIKEMDNAVLKVIQTRPGESMKYSEIATNIKLFMTEDIMNDICRNCSWKEYGYCVDGLKNLR
- the menA gene encoding 1,4-dihydroxy-2-naphthoate polyprenyltransferase, with amino-acid sequence MTVRSFLKLVEIQTKAASVTPFMLGTVYALYAFHEFKVVNFLIMFISLISFDMVTTAINNYMDYKKANKTYGYNYEKHNAIVRDNLSETTVVITIVVLLLVASVSGFALYLRTNLVVLLIGMMSFAVGILYSFGPIPISRMPLGEIFSGFFMGFVIVFLSVFIHVYDKNIAYVTYSDGILNIWFNVLVVLKIFFMSLPAVMGIANIMLANNICDIEDDLENRRYTLPIYIGKEKALKLFKALYYISYIDIVALVILKVLPLLGLIVLLTFAPVNKNMRKFYKVQTKKDTFPLSVKNFLVMNIAEIIALGLGLIL
- a CDS encoding ACT domain-containing protein translates to MSEQKAIISVIGVDRVGIIYNVSKLLAENNINILDISQTILKDIFTMIMIVDIKNSSNDFNNLKEELKNLGENLGVKIDIQKEDIFRAMHRL
- the nifJ gene encoding pyruvate:ferredoxin (flavodoxin) oxidoreductase: MTVEMKSMDGNTAAAYASYAFTEVAAIYPITPSSPMAESVDEWAAHGKKNIFGDTVKVVEMQSEAGAAGAVHGSLQGGALTTTYTASQGLLLMIPNMYKIAGELLPGVFHVSARAVAAHALSIFGDHQDVMACRQTGFALLASNSVQEVMDLGCIAHLSAIKSRVPFLHFFDGFRTSHEIKKIEVIDYEDLKKLVDYNAVNEFRNRALNSEHPVIRGTAQNPDIYFQGREASNKFYEKVPDIVAEYMEKIKELTGREYHLFDYYGAKDAEYVIVAMGSVCETIEETIDYLLGLGEKVGLVKVRFYRPFSEKHFLNVIPSTVKRIAVLDRTKEPGSIGEPLYLDVVKAFFDKQDKPLIVGGRYGLGSKDTTPSQIIAVYENLKKYNPVDRFTIGIKDDVTMTSLDTGRLIETVPQGTVSCKFYGLGSDGTVGANKSAIKIIGNNTNLYVQGYFQYDSKKSGGTTISHLRFGQKPIKSSYLVYHADYIACHNKSFIYNYDILKGLKNGGTFVLNCPWSESELDEKLPASMRRYIARNKINFYTIDAISIAREVGLGGRINMIMQTVFFRLINIIPFEDAIRYLKESIQKTYGSKGQNIVDMNIKAVDRSLESLRKVNVPASWENAIENEDFVKDEPEFLTKIQKPMARNEGDDLPVSAFSGMEDGTFPLGTTAYEKRGIAVMIPQWQIEKCIQCNQCSLVCPHAVIRPFLLNDEEVKNAPPTFETKKAVGRGLEAFQYRIQVSPLDCTGCGNCADVCPAPGKALVMMPAEGEIENQADNWEFAVKIKPKDNVMEKTTLKGSQFSKPLFEFNGACPGCGETPYIKLLTQLFGDRMIIANATGCSSIYGGSAPSIPYTTNDLGKGPAWANSLFEDNAEYGYGIYLANKKIRQRLGELISEALKTQIPDELKNAFVEWLNNKDDGEASQLASSKIINIISRENLKSNKIVQEIYRLKDYLVKKSHWIIGGDGWAYDIGFGGLDHVLASGEDVNVLVLDTEVYSNTGGQSSKSTPTAAIAKFAASGKKIKKKDLGLMAMSYGYVYVAQIALGANMNHTVRAIAEAEKYKGPSLIIAYSPCINHGIKSGMGTSIKEEKKAVDAGYWHLYRYNPELKAEGKNPFTLDSKEPTESYIDFLKGEIRYSSLETLFPDLAQKLYDESSKDAKKRFEIYKSLSQL
- a CDS encoding CDIF630_02480 family spore surface protein, whose protein sequence is MIRKSKKYYKEPIEKHETASWANIKENASKAKVPIPNEIEVINAKEWVDENEK
- a CDS encoding PFL family protein is translated as MGFAFEEIEETIRMVQSEKLDIRTITMGISLRDCSGDNADTIAEKIYDKITKKAENLVKVAEELESEFGIPIVNKRISVTPIAIVADNIEKDEFIKIASSLDKAAKNVGVNFIGGYSALVHKGFTDGDLNLINSIPQVLSETERVCSSVNVATTKAGINMDAVALMGKIIKDTAYRTKENDGIGAAKLVVFCNAPEDNPFMAGAFHGVGEGECVINVGVSGPGVVLAALSKLPKTADFGQISETIKKTSFKITRAGELIGRLAAQRLNTSFGILDLSLAPTPETGDSIANILESMGLSKCGSHGTTAALALLNDAVKKGGVMASSYVGGLSGAFIPVSEDAGMIEAVEAGALSLEKLEAMTCVCSVGLDMIAIPGDTPYETISAIIADEMAIGMINKKTTAVRIIPAPGKKEGDHVEFGGLLGHAPVMKVNSFSPKDFIERGGRIPAPLHSLNN